One window of the Natronomonas marina genome contains the following:
- a CDS encoding translation initiation factor eIF-2B, translated as MIDETVEEIEEMQTHSSSTVAIKAAEALRELLDREFATTEEYLQSLEQNSNALRRANTSHASLFTTQREIVGRVRETDPDSVEAAKAATEAAIDEAVESVERAKHEAAKEAVDLLEDGTTLLTHDFSSTVMEAIELAAQAGRHLEVYVTEARPRFIGRKAARALAGIDRVEPTLVVDSAAGHYLDDCDRVVVGMDCIVDDVLYNRVGTFPIAATAAELAVPVSVLGSSAKLIDEGFAFENEFRSPSEVMREPAEGFSVANPAYDATPTHLLQNVVTDEGVHKLE; from the coding sequence GGTCGCCATCAAGGCCGCCGAAGCCCTCCGGGAACTGCTCGACCGGGAGTTCGCCACGACCGAGGAGTACCTCCAGTCGCTCGAACAGAACAGCAACGCGCTGCGCCGGGCCAACACCTCCCACGCCTCGCTCTTTACCACCCAGCGGGAGATCGTCGGCCGGGTCCGGGAGACCGACCCCGACTCCGTCGAGGCGGCGAAGGCGGCGACGGAAGCCGCCATCGACGAGGCCGTCGAGTCCGTCGAGCGGGCCAAACACGAGGCCGCAAAGGAGGCCGTCGACCTGCTCGAGGACGGCACCACCCTCCTCACGCACGACTTCTCCTCGACCGTGATGGAGGCCATCGAACTGGCCGCACAGGCCGGCCGGCACCTGGAGGTGTACGTCACGGAGGCGCGGCCGCGGTTCATCGGCCGGAAGGCCGCCCGCGCGCTGGCCGGGATCGACCGCGTCGAACCGACGCTCGTCGTCGACAGCGCGGCCGGCCACTACCTCGACGACTGCGACCGGGTCGTCGTCGGCATGGACTGCATCGTCGACGACGTCCTCTACAACCGGGTCGGCACCTTCCCCATCGCGGCGACGGCGGCGGAACTGGCCGTGCCGGTGTCGGTGCTGGGCTCGAGCGCGAAGCTCATCGACGAGGGGTTCGCCTTCGAAAACGAGTTCCGCTCGCCGAGCGAGGTGATGCGGGAGCCCGCGGAGGGGTTTTCGGTCGCCAACCCGGCCTACGACGCGACCCCGACCCACCTCCTACAGAACGTCGTGACGGACGAGGGCGTTCACAAACTGGAGTAG